The following proteins are encoded in a genomic region of Candidatus Zixiibacteriota bacterium:
- a CDS encoding flagellar FliJ family protein, with product FLIGHQSGRVASASLHSEECRETLEKATKEEKKFERLKEIRREEYIRDMNLQLQKETDEIASTAVCRQQQSTSR from the coding sequence ACTTTTTGATAGGTCATCAGAGCGGCAGAGTAGCATCTGCATCCCTGCATTCAGAGGAATGTCGTGAGACGCTCGAGAAGGCAACCAAGGAAGAGAAGAAATTCGAACGCCTGAAAGAGATCAGAAGAGAAGAGTACATCAGAGATATGAACTTGCAGCTTCAAAAAGAGACTGATGAAATCGCGTCGACCGCCGTTTGCAGACAGCAGCAATCAACGTCTCGATAA